CACCTCTCCTTCACGCATGACGGCTACGTCGAGCACCTGCGCAACGGCGAGCAGGACGTCGAGCAGTCCTGGCGTTTCGAGCAGGCACCCGCCGGCGAGGGAGACCTCCTCCTGCGCATCCCGGTGGAGGGCCTGACCTTCAACGGAGTCACCGGCAGTGGCTTGCACTTCGCGGATGGGAAGACGGGCCTCGGCGTCCGATACGGTCACGTCTCCTGGGTGGAGGAAGCCTCGGGGCGACGCACGCTGCTGGAGGCGGAGCATGTCCAGGGACAGCTCCAGGTCCGCGTCCCCACCGGGCTCCTCGCGAGCTCGGCCTATCCGGCGGCGTTGACCACGAGCATCTCTCCGGAGATGGGACTGGATGAGCCGGTGCCCACCTGGGAGCCGTCCCACCAGACATTTCCGCGCGTGGCCTCCAACGGCACGGACTACCTCGTCGTCTGGGCGGACGAGCGCAACGCTTCCGGCTCCGACATCTACGGCGCGCGGGTGAGCGGCACAGGCGAGGTGAGGGATATCGCGGGGCTGGCGATCTCCACCGCGCCCGAGCGGCAATACTCTCCGGCCGTGGCCTTCGACGGCACGGACTACCTCGTCGTCTGGGCGGACGAGCGCAACCTCCCCACCGCCACCTCCCAGCTCGACATCTATGGCACGCGGGTGACGAGCGCGGGCGAGGTGGTGACGCCCTCCGGCCTGGCGATCTCCACCGCCGCCGGCGACCAGAGCTACCCCAGGGTGGCCTCCAACGGCACGGACTTCTTCGTCGTCTGGACGGATGAGCGCAACCTCGCGACCACCAAGGCCGACCTCTACGGCACGCGGGTGACGAGCGCGGGAGTGGTGGTGACGCCCTCCGGCCTGGCGATCTCCACCGCGACCGGCGACCAGTACGGTCCGGCCGTGGCCTCCAACGGCACGGACTACTTCGTCGTCTGGGCGGACCAGCGCACCGGAGTCGATCAGGACCTCTATGGCACGCGGGTGACGAACACGGACACGGTGATATCCCCCTCCGGCCTGGCGCTCACCACCGCCACCGGCGGCCAGTACAGCCCTTCCGTGGCCTCCAATGGCACGGACTACCTCGTCGTCTGGGAGTCGGCGGAGGATGACATCGAGGCCCTGCGGGTGACGGGGAGCGGTGTGGTGGAGGGCCCCCCGCGAATCATCCTCGACTCGAGCGAGAGCCGGTTCTCGCCAGAGGTGACCTCCAACGGCACGGACTACCTCGTCGTCTGGGGTTACGGCAGCAACAGCATTCCGGTGAATTGGGGCGTCGGGGGCGCGCGGGTGACGAGCACGGGCGAGGCGGTGGGCCTCAGGTCCCTGGGCATCTACGACCACGGGCGCAACAACCAACTCCATCCCACCGTCGCGTCCGATGGGACGAGCTACTTCGTCGTCTGGATGGATCCCCCCAGCACGGCGGACAATCGCTTCAACGTCTACGGCAGCCGGGTGGTGGACGGAGATGTGGGCATGTCCCTGGTGAAGATCTCCACCAGCGCCAATGCACAGGAACAGCCGGCGGTGGCCTCCAACGGCACGGACTTCCTCGTCGTCTGGGAGGACCAGCGCGGCTCGGACTTCGACATCTACGGCACGCGAGTGAGTGGCACCGGCACGGTGCTGGACCCTTCGGGCCTGATCCTCTCCAATCGTTCCAGCAACCAGCTCTATCCGTCGGTGGCCTCCAACGGCACGGACTACCTCGTGGTGTGGCAGGACTTCGAGGGCAGCGCCCTGGACATCCGGGGCAGGCGCGTGACGAGCACGGGAGTGATGCCGGATGGCTCGGACCTGCTCATCTCCACCTCATCCGGCAACCAGCGCATCCCGAAGGTGGCCTCCAATGGCACGGACTACCTCGTCGTCTGGAACGATGATCGCGCCGGAAGCACGAACACGGACGTCTACGGGACGCGGGTGAAGAGCACGGGTGAGATCCTGAACCCCTCGGGGATACCCATCGGCACGAGCCCCCTCGACCAGGAAGACACCACCGTCGCCTCCAATGGCACGGACTACTTCGTCGTCTGGATGCTGTCGTTGGCCGGCACCAACAGAGACCTCCAGGGCGCGCGAGTGACGAGCACGGGCGCGGTCCTGGACGCCTCGGGTCTGGTCCTCTCCGCGACACCCACCAACAAGAGCAACCCGGCCGTGGCCTCCCATGGCACGGACTATCTCGTCGTCTGGGCGGATCGGAGCGACGGAACGACATCCGACATCCACGGCACTCGGGTGAAGAGCACGGGCGAGGTGTTGGATCCGTCGGGCCTGGCCGTGTGCAAGGCAGCGAACGAGCAGGCCTTCCCCGCGCTGGCCTTCAATGGTGAGGAGTATCTGGTCACCTGGTCGGACAAGCGCGACGACACCGATTGGAACCTCCAGGGAACCCGGGTGCTCACGACGGGCGAGGTGCTGGAGCCCACCGGACTGCTGATCTCCGGGGAGCCCGGGGCGGAAATGTCCGCCGCGCTCGCGGTCAATCCCCAACGGAAGTTCTTCGTCGTGTACTCGCGCTTCGATGCCTCGCCGGGCTTTGGCAGCGAGCGCATCCGCGCCCGGTTCGTTTCCTTCAGCCACCCGCCCCGGGCCACGCCGCGGCGCCTCACCACGTCCGAGGATCAGGCACTGGCCCTCACGCTCTCGGGATTCGATCCGGATGGGGACACGCTCACCTTCGCCGTGGTGTCTTCGCCCTCGCACGGCACGCTCTCCGGCACTCCGCCCCGCCTCACGTACACGCCGGCGGCCGACTTCCACGGTACGGACGCCTTCACCTTCACCGTGAGCGATGGAGAGACCACCTCCAGTCCCGTCCCCCTCGACCTCGACGTCATGCCCGTCCCGGACGCCCCCAGGGCGAACGCGCTGTCGCTCTCGCTCCATGCGGGAGAGACGGTGCCCGTGACCCTCACCGGCTCGGATGCGGATGGGGATTCCCTGACGTTCGCACTGACCTCCCACCCGGAAGGCGGCGTCCTGGCGGGCACGCCTCCCTCACTCACCTTCACACCCGCCCAGAGCTTCCGGGGCCAGACGTCCTTCACCTTCACGGCGAGCGATGGCAGTGCCACGTCGGCGCCCGCGACCGTCACCCTCGACGTCGTCAACCGCGCGCCCCGATCGACGTTCTCGGTGAACAATCCCTTCCCCTACCCAGGGCAGCTCGTGGGCTTCACCGCCTCGGCGTCGGATCCGGACGGAGATGCGCTCACCTACCGTTGGGACTTCGGCGATGCCTCCCCGCAGGCGAGCGGCGCGTCCGCCTCGCACACCTACGCGGCCCCGGGGCGCTACACCGTGACCCTGACCGTGACGGATGCCTTCTCCACTTCGGTCTCGGAGACCTCGACCGTCGAGATCCTCAACCATGGCAACGGCTCCGATGGCCCAGAGGAGCCCGCCAGCGGTTGCGGATGCATGGCGGGAACCGGAAGCGGAGCCGAGGCCTTCTTGGGTCTCGCCCTGCTCACCGGCCTGACCCTGCGACGCCGTCGCCTGGTGTGACTCCACCCTGGCCCGCCGCCACAATGCCTCCAGGAATGACCAAGAACGTCCTCATCACGGGTGCCAGCCGCGGTATCGGCAGGGCGACAGCGCTCCTCGCCGGTAGAGCCGGGTGGAACGTAGCCATCAACTACATCGGCAATACCGCGGCCGCCGAGAGCGCCGTGGCCGAAGTGATCGCGGCTGGAGGACGCGCGATCGCCATCCAAGGGGATGTGTCCCAGGAGGCCGACGTCCTGAGGATGTTCGACGAGGCCGAAGCGGCGTTCGGCCCCCTCACCAGCTTCGTCAACAACGCGGGCGTGCTGGGGCCGAGCATGCCTTTGGCCGAGATGGACTCCAGCCGGCTGCGGCGCATCCTCGAGGTGAATGTCCTCGGTGCCCTGCTGGCGGCGCGCGAGGCGGCAAGGCGCATGGCCAGGCTGGGCCCCGGCTCGGGCGCGGCCATCGTCAACGTCTCTTCCCTCGCCTCCCGTACCGGCTCTCCGAACGAGTATGTGGACTATGCGGCGGCCAAGGGGGCGATGGACGCTCTGACCCTCGGCCTGTCCAAGGAACTGGGCCGCCATGGCATCAGGGTCAACGCCGTCCGCCCGGCCTTCATCGAAACCGACATCCACGCCAGCGGCGGCCGGCCAGACCGGGCCCAGGTGCTGGGCGCCCAAACGCCACTCGGCCGCTCGGGAAGACCCGATGAGGTGGCCGAGGCGATCCTCTGGCTGCTGAGCGATGCCTCCTCCTACGTGACCGGAAGCTTCATCGACCTGGCCGGCGGCCGTTGAGAGCACCAGTGAAGGGGCACTGGCCCGGGCTGGCGAGCGTGGACGAGCGGTCGGGCGGCAACTCCTCCCAATCCCCGCCCGGTGGTGCCCTGGAGCAGCCGCGCGGCACCTGTGTAGAAGAGAGAGGCGAGTGACGAAGCTCCCGCTTGAACTCCGACTCGCGATTCTGAGCGCAGGTGGATGATCCGTGCTGCCTCGAGCCTGGGCGAGTCACCCATCATCTCCTGGGCTGAGTTCTACTCGTCATTCGAGGCCGCGGAGCCACAGCCCACATGGGACTCCACGGTCGAGATCGAGACATGAGGCAAGGCCCTCACGGCTTCGAGCGAGCGTTCAACGCCCCGGTGGGCTATCTCCTCTTGTTCCACGTGGGCGCATTCGAGCCGCGTGACCTGGGACATGTCGCGCTCGCGGGGCTGCCGGCGGTGGCCGGGTCCGTGTGGCAAGCGATAGCGCGTCCCCGATGGCCGCGGGTGGCACCCGCTGCGCCGAGACCCGTCCTGGCTCAGCCAGCCAGGAGCCCACGAGGCGCCGTGGTCTCGAGCGCGGCCAGGAGGCGGAGCGCGGCATCACCCACCTCCCGCCGCCACGCGAGGCGCCAAGGACGGAGGAGCGGGCCCGAGGCGAGCCGCTTCGCGACGAGATCCCCCTTGCCCAGGTGCGGACCGGCAACCCACTCGGAGAGCACCGCGATGCCCAGGCCCGCGCGTGCCACGTCGATGATCGCCTCCGTGAGCGGTATCTTCTCGAAGCGAAGCCGCGGCCGCGCCCGGCCGAACACGCGTGTCAGGAACCAGTGCCCCTCGGATGAGGGGACCTGGGACGTCAAGAGCGTGTGCTGGCGGAGGTCGGCGGGCGTGAGCGTCTTGCGCGCCGCGAGCGGGTGCGATGCAGACACGACGAACACCACCTCGTCCGAGAAGAGCTGTCGCTCCTCGAGCCTCGCGCGTGGGACGGACGCCGACGTGATGAGCGCCACGTCGATCTCACCGGCCTCGAGCGCCGGGACGGGCGCCTGGGTGTGCTCCAGCGCCAGGGATACGTCGAGCGAGGGCAGGCTCTTGCGCAGGTTCATCAGGGTAGACGGGAGCCAGTGGTACGCGGTGTAGCACTCGCAGACGAGCCGGATGCGCATGGGCGAGACCACCGGCGCGCGCACGCGCTGCTCGAGATCGCCCAACTCCACGAGGAGGTGCGCCGCGCCGGAGATGAGACACTCTCCCGCCTCGGTGGGCACGAGCCCTCGCGGCGTACGGTCGAACAGGCGCGCTCCGAGTTTGTCCTCCACGGCGAGCAGCGCGCGGCTCACCGCCGGCTGGGTGAGGTGCAGCACGGACGCGGCCTGCGCCGTGGTGCGGGCGGAGGCCAGGGCCAGCACGACGCGAAGGTCCCGGATGTCGAGGCGAGGGCTGGGCAACGAGGCAATGTCATCCATGCATTGAGTCTATTCCAAACATGCGTTGGACGCATCGCTCCGGACCGCGCAGATTACCGCCCGTTCCCGCGAACGGAACGAGACCGCTCCCCTGGAGGAAGTCCCATGCAGCTCTATTTCTCTCCCCTGGCCTGCTCGTTGGCGACCCGCATCTCCCTGTACGAGGCGGGCGCGGAGGCGACGTACACCGAGATCGACCCGAAGACGAAGCTCACGCGCGACGGCAAGGACTTCCGGGAGGTCCATCCGCTCGGGCTCGTCCCGACGGCCCGCACGGACGACGGCGAGCTCCTCATGGAGAACGCCGCGATCCTGCAGTACGTGGCCGGCCGCCATTCCCACGCGAACCTCGCGCCGACGGACGAGTTGGGCCGCGCGCGGCTCCAGCAGTGGCTGTGCTTCATCGGGACCGAGTTGCACAAGGGGCTCTTCGCGCCCCTCCTCGACCCGAAGGCCCCCGAGGCCGTGAAGACCTACGCACTGGAGAAGGGGGCGTCGCGCCTCTCCTTCGTGGACGAGCACCTGACCGGGCGCGAGTTCCTCCTGGAGCGCTTCAGCGTGGCGGATGCCTACCTGTTCACGGTGCTGAACTGGTGCATGGCGACGCCGGTGGACCTGAAGAAGTGGCCGGCGCTCGCCGCCTACTCCGCGCGTCTGCGCGAGCGCCCGAGCGTCGCGAAGGCGTTCGCGGAGGAGAGGGTGCTCTACATGGAGGAACTGGCGAGGCACAAGGCCGCCTGATCCCCTTCGGGGAAGTGCACCGAAGGAGCTCTCCCTCTCCCCCCGGTGACGACGTTGATGAAGATGCTCGACAGCGAACGCCAACTTGGGCAGGGCGTGGATGGGAGCGCCCAGCCGCGCCAGGTTGTGAGAATCGCCGGGAACCCATCGCGCTCCGCGTTGTCCCAGGTGTGCGTGGCGGGCCGGATGCGCACCTGGACGTTCCCCCAGCCCAAGAACGGTGGCTCGGTGGTCGCCACCTACCCGTTCATCTTCAAGGCGTCCGGAGAGTAACGCGTCCATGAACGGGGAGCGAGGAGCTCCCGCTCTGCAAGCTCAAGCGTCTCGGGCCTTGGGGGGTCGTGCAGTTGACGCGTCACCGCCCCGCTTGACACGTCAATGACACGCCCCTCCCTGACCGCCGCTGTTTCCTCCGCCAGCCTTCGCTGGGACGACGGCCGTTTCGGGCGGCATGCTGCGTGCACATGCATCCCCGCGGCACTTCAGGTGCACACGATGACGGGAGAAACACCGCATGCGTTTCATGTTTGGAATGGTCGTCGCGATGGGTCTGCTGGGTTGCGGCGGGGCGGACACAGACAACGTCAGCGGGCTCGAGGGTGTTGGAAGCGAGGGTGGGGAAATCGTCGGTGGACTGGCTTCGGGGTGGGGAGTGATCTCGTTTTGAAATGGATAGGGAAGGTTTGCATATTGACTCAGGCCCACCGAGCAAGGGGCCTCTTGCCGGAGATGAACCACGAAATGCGCAAATTCTTGACTGTCTTCTCGTTGGGTAGCTGTCTGTTGATGACTGGCGCTGGGGCGCAGACGCCGCCCGCCGCGCAACCTGAAAAGGCACCGAAGGTGGAACAAGCGAAGAAGTCGAGCACGGCCGCTCAGACCTCCTCGACTCAGGCGCCCTCGAATGCGTGCTACCTGTGGAAGGGGCGTGGAGGTGCGCCCACGGCGAGCTACATGGCTACCCATGCGAGCTGCCGTCCGTGGAATAGCAATTACGGGTGGAGCTTCTTCAAGCCCGACAATGGGGTGGACTACTATCGCGGAACATTCAAGGACGCCGTGGTCACCCCCTCCACTTGGGCGGTCTACGCCGACTTCGGCTCAGCGGTTGTCTCCTCGAAGGCGGACTACGATTCCTTCGTCGCCAATACCAAGTTGTCCGGCTCATGCGGCGAATGCCTGCACTGAGTCGTCCTGCGCTGGCCGGTGCCTGTGCGCGCCGGCGCGGTCGCTCCGAGGAATGGGCAGAGGATTTTAGAACCGCTGCCTGACCACGCTTCCCCCGACGGAGAAACAGAGGAGGGCCGTCGGCGGGTGCGGGCGTGGGCGTCTGGGCACCGCTACCTGGGGGAGCACCCTGCCCCATCGTGCCCGGCGCGGGCTCCTCCGGCCATTCATCTGGCACGGCAAGGACATTGACAAAAAAAGTTGTCAATGGCTTCATGGGCCCATGCTCGACGTGGAAGTCATCGAGGAGCCAGCGGCCGCGGCGGTGGCGCTCGACGCCGTCAAGAGCCAGCTGTTGGCGCAGCTGGTCACCCCCGCCTCCGCCGCGACGCTCGCCGCGCGCGTGGGGATGGCCCGGCAGAAGGTGAACTACCACCTGCGGGCGCTCGAGGAGCACAAGCTGGTGCGCCTCGCCGAGGAGCGGCAGTGGGGCGGGCTGACGGAGCGCCTGCTCGTGGCGACCGCGTCCTCCTACGTCGTGTCCCCGGGCGCGCTGGGCCCGATCGCCGTGGATCCGGAGCGCACCGCGGACCGCCTGTCCGCGAGCTACCTCATCGCGCTGGGGGCCCGCCTCGTGCGCGAGGTCGGCTCGCTCTGGCACCGGGCCCGGGAGGCGAACAAGGCCCTGGCCACCCTGGCCATCGACACGGAGATCCGCTTCCGCTCGCCCGCCGAGCGCGCCGCCTTCACCCACGAGCTCACCCAGGCCGTCACGGCGCTGGCCGCGCGCTACCACGACGCCTCGGCGCCCGGGGGCCGCCCCCACCGCGTGGTGCTCGCCGCCCACCCCCTCCCCACTCCCACGAAGGAA
This DNA window, taken from Cystobacter ferrugineus, encodes the following:
- a CDS encoding Ig-like domain-containing protein, producing MSAPFDLGAVIRQVRLAYRQEGEGWRGGRSTYDVRADGDGLTLTPVRPEAEPVRGGSLKLGTARLTRGDVPVGTELARAHVEQDGHLSFTHDGYVEHLRNGEQDVEQSWRFEQAPAGEGDLLLRIPVEGLTFNGVTGSGLHFADGKTGLGVRYGHVSWVEEASGRRTLLEAEHVQGQLQVRVPTGLLASSAYPAALTTSISPEMGLDEPVPTWEPSHQTFPRVASNGTDYLVVWADERNASGSDIYGARVSGTGEVRDIAGLAISTAPERQYSPAVAFDGTDYLVVWADERNLPTATSQLDIYGTRVTSAGEVVTPSGLAISTAAGDQSYPRVASNGTDFFVVWTDERNLATTKADLYGTRVTSAGVVVTPSGLAISTATGDQYGPAVASNGTDYFVVWADQRTGVDQDLYGTRVTNTDTVISPSGLALTTATGGQYSPSVASNGTDYLVVWESAEDDIEALRVTGSGVVEGPPRIILDSSESRFSPEVTSNGTDYLVVWGYGSNSIPVNWGVGGARVTSTGEAVGLRSLGIYDHGRNNQLHPTVASDGTSYFVVWMDPPSTADNRFNVYGSRVVDGDVGMSLVKISTSANAQEQPAVASNGTDFLVVWEDQRGSDFDIYGTRVSGTGTVLDPSGLILSNRSSNQLYPSVASNGTDYLVVWQDFEGSALDIRGRRVTSTGVMPDGSDLLISTSSGNQRIPKVASNGTDYLVVWNDDRAGSTNTDVYGTRVKSTGEILNPSGIPIGTSPLDQEDTTVASNGTDYFVVWMLSLAGTNRDLQGARVTSTGAVLDASGLVLSATPTNKSNPAVASHGTDYLVVWADRSDGTTSDIHGTRVKSTGEVLDPSGLAVCKAANEQAFPALAFNGEEYLVTWSDKRDDTDWNLQGTRVLTTGEVLEPTGLLISGEPGAEMSAALAVNPQRKFFVVYSRFDASPGFGSERIRARFVSFSHPPRATPRRLTTSEDQALALTLSGFDPDGDTLTFAVVSSPSHGTLSGTPPRLTYTPAADFHGTDAFTFTVSDGETTSSPVPLDLDVMPVPDAPRANALSLSLHAGETVPVTLTGSDADGDSLTFALTSHPEGGVLAGTPPSLTFTPAQSFRGQTSFTFTASDGSATSAPATVTLDVVNRAPRSTFSVNNPFPYPGQLVGFTASASDPDGDALTYRWDFGDASPQASGASASHTYAAPGRYTVTLTVTDAFSTSVSETSTVEILNHGNGSDGPEEPASGCGCMAGTGSGAEAFLGLALLTGLTLRRRRLV
- a CDS encoding SDR family oxidoreductase translates to MTKNVLITGASRGIGRATALLAGRAGWNVAINYIGNTAAAESAVAEVIAAGGRAIAIQGDVSQEADVLRMFDEAEAAFGPLTSFVNNAGVLGPSMPLAEMDSSRLRRILEVNVLGALLAAREAARRMARLGPGSGAAIVNVSSLASRTGSPNEYVDYAAAKGAMDALTLGLSKELGRHGIRVNAVRPAFIETDIHASGGRPDRAQVLGAQTPLGRSGRPDEVAEAILWLLSDASSYVTGSFIDLAGGR
- a CDS encoding LysR family transcriptional regulator codes for the protein MDDIASLPSPRLDIRDLRVVLALASARTTAQAASVLHLTQPAVSRALLAVEDKLGARLFDRTPRGLVPTEAGECLISGAAHLLVELGDLEQRVRAPVVSPMRIRLVCECYTAYHWLPSTLMNLRKSLPSLDVSLALEHTQAPVPALEAGEIDVALITSASVPRARLEERQLFSDEVVFVVSASHPLAARKTLTPADLRQHTLLTSQVPSSEGHWFLTRVFGRARPRLRFEKIPLTEAIIDVARAGLGIAVLSEWVAGPHLGKGDLVAKRLASGPLLRPWRLAWRREVGDAALRLLAALETTAPRGLLAG
- a CDS encoding glutathione binding-like protein, with translation MQLYFSPLACSLATRISLYEAGAEATYTEIDPKTKLTRDGKDFREVHPLGLVPTARTDDGELLMENAAILQYVAGRHSHANLAPTDELGRARLQQWLCFIGTELHKGLFAPLLDPKAPEAVKTYALEKGASRLSFVDEHLTGREFLLERFSVADAYLFTVLNWCMATPVDLKKWPALAAYSARLRERPSVAKAFAEERVLYMEELARHKAA
- a CDS encoding winged helix-turn-helix domain-containing protein codes for the protein MLDVEVIEEPAAAAVALDAVKSQLLAQLVTPASAATLAARVGMARQKVNYHLRALEEHKLVRLAEERQWGGLTERLLVATASSYVVSPGALGPIAVDPERTADRLSASYLIALGARLVREVGSLWHRAREANKALATLAIDTEIRFRSPAERAAFTHELTQAVTALAARYHDASAPGGRPHRVVLAAHPLPTPTKETT